A genomic window from Pirellulales bacterium includes:
- a CDS encoding AI-2E family transporter, protein MARVVSFIVLVAILLVMGGLFFHVMAGFFVPLFLAVLLAVIFRPLHHWCVTRCRGRERLAAASTTLAILTIVMAPLLLVLIQAAFEASSIARHWNSVAIRQKLAALRQRTGLDLPPPPVMAGLRRLEAALDAWQRHQPVDEERAIAEMATAGGELAAVVHHELQGLDHAPSWATTQDRGRLAADVDRLATAARPLRTSPVSEDQVAEAAAAIDEAFDALSGDLLGTTWKAWLKRQANPSEEQLALWRTKARQFADSLAVGSAQYAGDVLPDLLIGLAVMIVALYYFLADGSAMIKSFMRISPLDDRYEEQLLNEFATVSRAVVVAMLLSAVVQGVLAGIGYFFAGIGSLALLTMLTMLFSLVPFVGGTAVWIPCCLWLLLDGRTTAAIVLAAYCAVIVSAADNFIKPFVLQGQSNLHPLLALLSVLGGVKALGPIGVVVGPMIVAFLQALLKMVQIELEQLGAGKPAPAPPVTATSD, encoded by the coding sequence ATGGCGCGTGTGGTCTCTTTTATTGTCTTGGTGGCCATTCTGCTGGTCATGGGGGGCCTGTTCTTTCACGTCATGGCCGGCTTTTTTGTGCCGCTCTTTCTGGCGGTGCTGCTGGCGGTGATTTTTCGGCCGCTGCACCACTGGTGCGTCACCCGTTGCCGCGGGCGCGAGCGGTTGGCCGCCGCGTCGACCACGTTGGCCATCCTGACGATCGTGATGGCCCCCTTGCTCCTGGTGCTGATTCAGGCGGCGTTCGAGGCCAGCTCGATCGCCCGGCACTGGAACTCGGTCGCGATAAGGCAGAAGCTGGCCGCCCTTCGTCAGCGCACGGGGCTCGATTTGCCGCCCCCGCCGGTGATGGCCGGCCTGCGAAGGCTCGAAGCCGCGCTCGATGCCTGGCAAAGGCACCAGCCCGTCGATGAAGAACGGGCAATTGCGGAGATGGCCACCGCCGGCGGCGAGTTGGCGGCGGTCGTACACCACGAGCTTCAAGGTTTGGACCATGCCCCAAGCTGGGCCACGACACAGGACCGCGGACGTCTCGCCGCCGACGTCGATCGGCTGGCCACTGCCGCCCGGCCGCTGCGCACCTCGCCCGTGAGTGAGGATCAGGTCGCCGAGGCGGCAGCGGCGATCGACGAGGCCTTCGATGCGCTGTCGGGCGACCTGCTGGGAACGACCTGGAAAGCCTGGCTGAAGCGCCAGGCGAATCCATCGGAAGAGCAGCTCGCGCTGTGGCGTACCAAAGCGCGGCAGTTTGCCGACTCGCTGGCGGTCGGCTCGGCGCAGTACGCCGGCGACGTGTTGCCCGATCTGTTGATCGGTTTGGCGGTGATGATCGTCGCGCTGTATTATTTTCTCGCCGACGGCTCGGCGATGATCAAGTCGTTCATGCGCATCTCGCCGCTCGACGACCGTTACGAAGAGCAGCTTCTCAACGAGTTTGCCACGGTCAGCCGCGCGGTGGTGGTGGCGATGTTGTTATCGGCCGTGGTGCAAGGCGTGCTGGCGGGCATCGGCTACTTCTTCGCCGGCATCGGCTCGCTGGCCCTGCTCACGATGCTGACGATGTTGTTCTCGCTGGTGCCGTTCGTCGGCGGCACAGCGGTGTGGATTCCCTGTTGCCTGTGGCTGTTGTTGGACGGTCGGACGACGGCGGCCATCGTGCTGGCCGCCTATTGCGCGGTGATCGTCTCGGCCGCCGACAATTTCATCAAGCCGTTCGTGCTGCAGGGCCAATCGAATCTGCACCCGCTCCTGGCCCTGCTCAGCGTGCTGGGGGGCGTGAAGGCGCTCGGTCCGATTGGCGTCGTCGTCGGTCCGATGATCGTGGCTTTCCTGCAAGCTCTGCTGAAGATGGTGCAGATCGAGCTGGAGCAGCTCGGGGCCGGCAAACCGGCGCCGGCGCCGCCCGTGACCGCAACGAGCGATTGA